The following proteins are co-located in the Candidatus Methanogranum gryphiswaldense genome:
- a CDS encoding NAD(P)/FAD-dependent oxidoreductase: MKTYKCDVIIVGAGPGGSMAAKFCAQGGLNTILIEKKAEIGAPLRCAEGVSKKWLQEVGIEPDPTWICADMKGAIIRSPSGYQFKLDESKAGSEVGYVLERHLFDKALSRDAVEAGAKIMLRTSCTDVIRKNGKLIGIKAKSMGEDIEIHADVIIAADGYESQVGRWAGIDTNLELNDLCSCLQYRMVNCDADMEYCEFVIGRSVAPGGYLWIFPKGNGVANVGIGIMGTMAKKGEAKTYLDKFIGSDPRFKNSQPVEIMGGFVSTCPGMDCAVDDNIILVGDAARIIDPITGGGICHACRTGMYAGKVIVEASKNGDFSKAALMPYEKMWRDRMEDKLYRNWMAKERLAELDDETIDELVKLISDSDIKEVNVYNLLKVIKEKFPKVVEGFEDLI, encoded by the coding sequence ATGAAGACATACAAATGCGATGTTATAATTGTCGGCGCCGGCCCCGGTGGGAGCATGGCAGCAAAGTTCTGTGCGCAAGGCGGATTGAACACAATACTCATAGAGAAGAAGGCCGAGATCGGGGCCCCTCTGAGATGTGCCGAAGGCGTATCCAAGAAATGGTTACAGGAAGTAGGTATAGAACCAGATCCGACCTGGATCTGCGCAGACATGAAAGGAGCAATCATCAGATCACCTAGTGGATATCAGTTCAAATTGGATGAGAGCAAAGCAGGTTCCGAGGTTGGATATGTTCTTGAGAGACACCTTTTCGATAAAGCACTTTCAAGGGATGCTGTAGAAGCTGGTGCGAAGATAATGTTGCGCACATCTTGTACAGATGTCATTAGGAAGAATGGAAAGTTGATCGGGATCAAGGCAAAATCCATGGGAGAGGACATCGAGATCCACGCCGATGTCATAATTGCTGCCGATGGATATGAGTCACAGGTAGGCAGATGGGCAGGTATCGATACGAACCTTGAATTGAATGACCTGTGTTCCTGTCTTCAGTATAGAATGGTGAATTGCGATGCTGACATGGAATATTGTGAGTTCGTGATAGGACGTTCTGTTGCACCGGGTGGATATCTTTGGATATTCCCCAAAGGCAACGGTGTTGCCAATGTAGGGATCGGTATAATGGGTACAATGGCCAAGAAAGGAGAGGCCAAGACATATCTCGATAAGTTCATAGGATCGGATCCCCGTTTCAAGAACAGTCAGCCTGTAGAGATAATGGGGGGATTCGTTTCCACATGTCCAGGTATGGATTGTGCCGTGGATGACAACATAATACTTGTCGGAGATGCGGCAAGGATAATCGATCCAATTACTGGTGGAGGAATCTGTCATGCGTGTAGGACCGGTATGTACGCCGGAAAGGTAATAGTCGAAGCATCGAAGAACGGAGATTTCTCGAAAGCGGCGCTTATGCCTTATGAGAAGATGTGGCGTGACAGGATGGAGGACAAACTCTATAGGAATTGGATGGCCAAAGAAAGGTTGGCCGAGCTCGATGATGAGACCATCGATGAGCTTGTGAAACTAATATCTGATTCGGACATCAAAGAGGTCAATGTCTACAACCTTCTCAAGGTTATCAAAGAGAAGTTCCCTAAGGTCGTTGAAGGTTTCGAAGACCTGATTTAA
- the mvk gene encoding mevalonate kinase gives MIETVVSAPSKFVILGEHAVVYGKPAISLAIDKRFTVKVHADREFKINGETADINANPHIKHILMKYDSAPVSVYMDSKIPPGSGLGSSAALSVAFAAAMRQLHRKRIDPEGVAKEAFEAEYYAQGRGSPMDTSTSTHGYGIALNVPNAKKHLWTIEKNGNKWEISDIDIPQMTFVIGYTGIRAPTGPLVEKVRKYRENNKFASDIVDEIGNITLEGMNAINRNDRTRLGELMTYDHKLLSILGVSCNELNKLVDATLPYSYGAKLTGSGGGGCMVALTDKPDKVADAILSRGGMPFIVSTRVEGVKVTR, from the coding sequence ATGATCGAGACCGTTGTTTCCGCCCCAAGTAAATTCGTGATCCTTGGCGAACACGCTGTGGTATATGGAAAACCGGCGATATCGCTGGCGATCGATAAGCGTTTTACCGTTAAAGTGCATGCCGACAGAGAATTCAAGATCAATGGTGAAACTGCTGATATTAATGCCAATCCTCACATTAAGCATATACTGATGAAATACGACTCTGCTCCCGTATCAGTATACATGGACAGCAAGATCCCACCTGGGTCTGGTCTTGGGTCTTCTGCGGCCCTTTCTGTGGCCTTCGCTGCAGCAATGCGTCAGCTTCATAGGAAGAGAATAGATCCGGAAGGAGTGGCCAAAGAGGCATTCGAAGCAGAATATTATGCACAAGGAAGAGGAAGCCCCATGGATACCTCCACTTCCACTCATGGATATGGAATTGCATTAAATGTGCCTAATGCCAAAAAACACCTTTGGACCATTGAAAAGAACGGAAACAAATGGGAGATCTCGGATATCGATATACCACAGATGACATTTGTGATCGGCTATACCGGAATACGCGCACCCACGGGACCTCTTGTTGAAAAAGTAAGAAAATACAGAGAAAATAACAAATTTGCATCAGATATCGTGGATGAGATCGGAAATATCACACTTGAAGGTATGAATGCAATAAACAGGAACGACAGGACGCGTCTGGGAGAATTGATGACATATGATCATAAACTTCTGTCCATATTAGGTGTATCCTGTAACGAACTGAACAAATTGGTTGATGCAACACTACCGTATTCCTATGGTGCAAAACTGACTGGATCCGGAGGAGGGGGTTGTATGGTCGCCCTTACTGATAAACCTGATAAGGTTGCAGATGCCATCCTCTCCAGAGGCGGTATGCCATTCATAGTATCCACGAGAGTAGAAGGCGTAAAAGTGACCAGATAA
- a CDS encoding pyridoxal phosphate-dependent aminotransferase — MKVSKRLDSIPMSGIRKMFDLAGPNSINLGLGEPDLDPPMEAIEGMYQASLNHKNKYGPTAGIPELRDAVAKRFSKYGNINGGNIMITPSGSTALLEISQSFIDPGDEVLVPSPGFVIYGPHAVLSGGSYKEYKLTEGDFQPDTENIQSLITKKTKMMIVNTPSNPTGGVITKKTKKALLDIAEDNNIYILADEVYEPFVYEGEHVSFMDRLDRAIIASGFSKMMAVTGWRLGFICADTEDMDALIKMQYHVCANPNMPSQYGVLAAMPNIEPYLEKSKSIYKKRRDLITKRINEIDGMNMIPPKGAFYAFPTYDLDMRSAELAAELVKNGLICTPGSAFGIYGEGHLRFSYATSEEKINAGMDILENTMKKLKR, encoded by the coding sequence ATGAAAGTATCAAAGAGGTTAGACAGCATCCCAATGTCAGGCATCAGGAAGATGTTCGATCTCGCAGGTCCCAATTCTATCAATCTGGGACTTGGTGAACCTGATCTGGATCCGCCCATGGAGGCCATCGAAGGAATGTATCAGGCGTCACTGAATCACAAGAACAAATACGGTCCAACTGCAGGAATCCCCGAACTAAGGGATGCGGTGGCCAAAAGGTTCTCCAAATATGGAAATATCAACGGTGGCAATATCATGATCACCCCGAGTGGGTCCACTGCACTTTTAGAGATATCACAATCGTTCATTGACCCTGGTGATGAGGTCCTTGTACCTAGTCCGGGTTTCGTAATATACGGACCTCATGCCGTCCTTTCAGGAGGATCCTATAAAGAATATAAGCTCACAGAAGGAGACTTCCAACCTGATACCGAAAATATCCAGTCACTTATAACTAAGAAGACAAAGATGATGATCGTTAACACTCCCAGTAATCCCACCGGAGGTGTGATCACCAAAAAGACAAAAAAGGCGCTACTGGACATTGCAGAAGACAATAACATCTACATACTCGCGGATGAAGTATACGAACCATTCGTCTATGAAGGCGAGCATGTGTCCTTCATGGACCGTTTGGACAGAGCAATAATCGCAAGCGGTTTCTCTAAAATGATGGCGGTCACAGGATGGAGACTCGGATTCATTTGTGCCGACACAGAGGATATGGACGCCCTCATAAAGATGCAATATCATGTATGTGCGAATCCAAATATGCCATCACAGTATGGTGTACTTGCTGCAATGCCGAATATAGAACCTTATCTGGAAAAATCCAAAAGCATATATAAAAAGAGAAGAGACCTCATAACTAAACGCATAAACGAGATAGACGGAATGAATATGATACCTCCTAAAGGGGCATTCTATGCATTCCCTACCTATGACCTCGATATGAGATCTGCAGAACTTGCTGCAGAACTAGTAAAGAACGGCCTTATATGCACACCTGGCTCCGCGTTCGGAATATATGGGGAAGGCCACCTCAGATTCTCCTATGCAACCAGCGAGGAAAAGATCAATGCAGGAATGGATATTCTTGAAAATACAATGAAAAAACTTAAGAGATGA
- a CDS encoding HD domain-containing protein, whose translation MANQKALNAEMLYYMFEAVNMHRWNDHMRTIDLTELDKQAHKASIAWILGKYEEDAGHELDWEKLISGNLYSFISRLVLTDLKPQLYHRMESEKSGQVNDYILKEFNRKVPDAPENFRNELEDYLHSKKTSKEDAISRAAHYLATRWEFNMIYPANQSMYGIDQTRVEIDEQIFQHMDLAGVKKLMIDRSTFNIVDLIGQLRFQQRWARTPRIPQTTVLGHSLIVANMIFLSDYDKKVSNKQKYFDFHTALFHDLPEVLTKDVITPVKTSVDGLPDLLESYEHELIESKIMPLIPESWRDELRMMVYDPFTDLDDPVYGIRRGRDLKTCDRMAAFMEAHISIRYGISSKTLREGEKEIRKKLEKSGKGIDANGLLKSFDRMDI comes from the coding sequence ATGGCCAATCAGAAGGCATTGAACGCAGAAATGCTCTATTACATGTTCGAGGCTGTGAATATGCACAGGTGGAACGATCACATGAGGACGATCGATCTCACAGAACTTGATAAACAGGCGCATAAGGCCTCCATAGCATGGATCCTAGGGAAGTATGAAGAGGATGCGGGACATGAACTAGATTGGGAGAAATTGATCTCTGGAAACCTTTATTCTTTCATTTCCAGATTAGTGCTGACCGATCTGAAGCCTCAATTATATCATCGTATGGAATCAGAGAAATCAGGTCAAGTAAATGATTACATATTGAAGGAGTTCAATCGTAAGGTTCCGGATGCGCCAGAAAACTTCAGGAATGAGTTGGAAGACTATCTGCATTCTAAAAAAACATCCAAAGAGGATGCTATATCCCGTGCTGCCCATTATTTGGCCACAAGATGGGAATTCAATATGATATATCCAGCGAACCAGTCCATGTATGGAATAGACCAGACACGGGTTGAGATAGACGAGCAGATCTTTCAACATATGGATCTTGCTGGTGTAAAGAAATTGATGATCGATAGGAGCACATTCAATATAGTGGATCTTATCGGGCAGTTAAGGTTTCAACAGAGGTGGGCTAGGACGCCCAGGATACCTCAGACAACCGTTTTAGGGCATTCTCTTATTGTGGCCAATATGATATTTCTGAGCGATTATGATAAAAAAGTAAGTAATAAACAGAAATATTTTGATTTCCATACAGCATTATTCCATGACCTTCCAGAGGTCTTGACGAAAGACGTAATAACACCTGTTAAGACCAGTGTGGACGGTCTTCCAGATCTTTTGGAGAGTTATGAGCATGAGCTCATCGAATCAAAGATAATGCCTTTGATCCCGGAATCTTGGAGGGATGAGCTAAGGATGATGGTGTACGATCCATTCACAGATTTAGATGATCCAGTATATGGTATACGTAGAGGAAGGGACCTCAAGACATGCGATCGTATGGCCGCTTTTATGGAAGCGCACATTTCGATCCGTTATGGTATTTCGTCTAAGACACTTAGGGAAGGGGAGAAGGAAATAAGGAAAAAACTTGAAAAAAGCGGTAAAGGAATAGATGCAAATGGTTTGTTAAAGAGTTTCGATCGGATGGATATCTGA
- the serS gene encoding serine--tRNA ligase codes for MLDVNIIRSNPDMIRTMILNRNRSTDVLDKFLETDSEWRALTQTNNDLRKTRNEESLKISKLPKGKEKDDIIDKMREVGDQIKANDDRMVVLEEIRNDCVLNIPNIPHESVPFGKDSNDNVVVYEWGKMRHFDFKPKEHFEIAEDLDIIDFDRAVKVAGSGFYCLKGDGARLERALISYFLDTHHDQGYTEVFPPVVVNKEALIGTGQYPNLKDDMYHLEKDDLFLNPTAEVPVTNLFQDEILNKEDLPIKYTAYLPSFRREVGKHADTKGIIRVHEFNKVEMVRFVVPETSWAALEELRNDAEDLIKGLNLPYRVLLLCTGDMSFSCAKCYDLELYAPGKDAWLEASSCSNFTDFQARRARIKYRPEPHLKSEFINTLNGSGLALPRTMVAVLENYQNKDGSVTIPDVLRPYMKGQEVISKRK; via the coding sequence ATGTTGGATGTAAACATAATCAGATCAAATCCCGATATGATCAGGACAATGATCCTCAACAGAAACAGATCCACGGATGTACTCGATAAATTCCTGGAAACAGACTCCGAATGGAGAGCACTTACACAAACAAACAATGATCTGAGAAAGACCAGAAATGAAGAATCACTTAAGATCTCTAAACTCCCCAAAGGAAAAGAGAAAGATGATATCATTGATAAGATGCGCGAAGTAGGAGATCAGATCAAAGCCAACGATGATAGGATGGTAGTCTTGGAAGAGATACGCAACGACTGTGTACTCAACATCCCAAATATCCCTCATGAATCAGTACCTTTCGGTAAAGACAGCAACGACAATGTGGTAGTCTACGAATGGGGAAAAATGAGACACTTTGATTTCAAACCCAAGGAGCATTTTGAGATCGCAGAAGATCTCGATATCATCGATTTCGACAGAGCCGTAAAAGTCGCAGGAAGCGGATTTTACTGCTTGAAGGGAGATGGAGCCCGTCTTGAACGCGCACTCATCTCCTATTTCCTCGATACACATCACGATCAGGGATACACAGAAGTGTTTCCCCCTGTGGTCGTGAACAAAGAGGCGCTCATAGGTACTGGACAATATCCGAATCTGAAAGACGATATGTATCACCTTGAGAAGGACGATTTGTTCTTGAATCCGACCGCAGAGGTACCTGTGACCAATTTGTTCCAGGATGAGATCCTCAATAAAGAGGACCTCCCGATAAAATACACTGCATACCTCCCATCGTTCAGAAGAGAGGTCGGAAAACATGCTGATACGAAAGGTATCATCCGTGTACATGAATTCAACAAAGTGGAAATGGTACGCTTCGTAGTACCCGAGACCTCATGGGCAGCCCTCGAGGAACTAAGGAATGATGCTGAAGACCTTATCAAGGGACTTAATCTACCATACCGGGTACTGTTACTATGCACTGGAGATATGAGCTTCTCTTGTGCAAAATGTTACGATCTGGAACTTTATGCCCCTGGAAAAGATGCTTGGTTAGAGGCCTCATCTTGTTCCAATTTCACAGACTTCCAAGCACGCAGGGCCAGGATAAAGTACAGGCCTGAACCGCACCTCAAAAGTGAATTCATTAATACTCTCAATGGTTCCGGACTTGCTCTACCCAGAACAATGGTCGCTGTACTTGAGAATTATCAAAATAAGGACGGTTCCGTGACAATTCCTGATGTTCTTAGACCTTACATGAAGGGACAAGAAGTCATCTCAAAGAGAAAATGA
- a CDS encoding YhbY family RNA-binding protein encodes MTEKEAKKEIMRRAVELKPTVHVGKEGIDQGVKDEITAQLKSRRIIKVRILDNAEKEADETAQTIADSTDSVVVDVRGNVIIFTDKRTWSSLCQKKF; translated from the coding sequence ATGACGGAAAAAGAAGCAAAAAAGGAGATAATGAGACGTGCTGTAGAACTCAAACCTACCGTACACGTCGGAAAAGAAGGAATTGATCAAGGAGTCAAAGACGAGATAACGGCCCAGCTGAAGAGCCGCCGTATCATTAAGGTCAGGATCCTAGACAATGCTGAAAAAGAAGCGGATGAGACCGCTCAGACCATCGCAGACTCCACGGATTCCGTCGTCGTGGATGTTCGCGGAAATGTCATTATTTTCACGGACAAAAGAACGTGGAGCTCCCTGTGCCAAAAGAAATTCTAA
- a CDS encoding ribonuclease P protein component 4 translates to MSKRHLPKNAAAQIGNERIGILVKLADKAVREGNDDRATRYVTLAKRIGMKTRTDVPSDFKYCKECSLPMIPGINCTVRLTEHKIVSTCAKCGTIKRMPYLREQIK, encoded by the coding sequence ATGTCTAAAAGGCACCTTCCAAAGAACGCTGCGGCCCAGATAGGCAACGAAAGGATCGGGATACTGGTCAAGTTGGCCGATAAAGCAGTTAGAGAAGGAAATGATGACCGGGCAACCAGGTATGTCACATTAGCTAAACGGATAGGAATGAAGACCAGGACAGATGTCCCCTCAGATTTCAAATACTGTAAAGAATGTTCATTACCAATGATACCGGGCATCAATTGCACAGTGAGACTTACTGAACATAAGATCGTATCAACATGTGCCAAATGTGGAACGATCAAACGTATGCCATACCTCAGGGAGCAGATTAAATGA
- the rplJ gene encoding 50S ribosomal protein L16, which translates to MVRKPASMYRRITGQAYTRREYMGGVPASRVSQYDMGNLQADFPVVLTLKVKNRVQVRHTSLEAGRIAANRVLSKDAGTQSYHLMVRAYPHMVLRENKLATGAGADRVSSGMRRAFGKTVGTAARLERNQAILTVKVPVDKVSVAKDALWRASMKFPSPCYVVVEKGQELIN; encoded by the coding sequence ATGGTAAGAAAGCCCGCATCGATGTATAGAAGAATCACAGGACAGGCGTACACACGCCGCGAATATATGGGAGGAGTCCCTGCAAGCAGGGTCAGCCAGTATGATATGGGTAACCTTCAGGCAGATTTCCCCGTAGTTCTCACACTTAAAGTGAAGAATCGCGTCCAGGTGAGACACACATCCCTTGAAGCAGGCCGTATCGCCGCTAACAGGGTCTTGTCCAAAGACGCGGGAACTCAGAGCTATCACCTTATGGTAAGGGCGTATCCCCACATGGTTCTCAGAGAGAACAAGCTTGCTACTGGTGCAGGAGCAGACCGTGTGTCGAGTGGAATGCGTCGCGCTTTCGGAAAGACGGTTGGAACTGCAGCGAGGCTTGAACGCAATCAGGCGATCCTTACAGTAAAGGTCCCGGTAGACAAGGTCAGTGTTGCAAAGGATGCTCTTTGGAGAGCATCGATGAAATTCCCCTCCCCATGCTACGTAGTAGTAGAAAAGGGACAGGAACTCATAAACTGA
- the dph2 gene encoding diphthamide biosynthesis enzyme Dph2 — MFDLEIGRIVDWVCGGGFSSVALQLPEGLKSKAIDISDIITRETGASVFILGYPCYGACDLFVDYRKYAEALIHFGHSPIPSMGEDPNVMYVEVHTSIDIVPKLNAVLSELPQRIGLLATVQYVEMLPKVKSVLETSGRIATIGMGDTRICHPGQVLGCNCSSAISVQDEVDGFLFIGEGDFHPLATAFGVKKSLFVLNPVTGELRDVVDTRDRILRKRFASIENAKSAKDFLVIVCGKVGQNRMSTAQIICSKLRNNGRNAHIVIMDEITPNSLLPFKADAYVCTGCPRIAMDDSVRYQHPMLTVTEIDHVLGLRDWDDYRFDSI; from the coding sequence ATGTTCGACCTAGAAATAGGGAGAATTGTTGATTGGGTTTGCGGCGGGGGGTTCTCCTCCGTCGCTCTCCAGTTGCCAGAGGGGCTTAAGTCCAAGGCAATTGATATTTCTGATATCATAACTCGCGAGACAGGTGCATCTGTTTTCATTTTAGGTTATCCATGTTACGGTGCATGCGATCTTTTTGTAGATTATAGAAAATATGCTGAGGCATTGATACATTTCGGTCATTCTCCGATACCTTCTATGGGTGAAGACCCCAATGTGATGTATGTTGAGGTCCACACATCCATAGACATTGTTCCGAAGTTGAATGCAGTGTTGAGCGAACTTCCGCAGAGGATAGGTCTGCTGGCCACAGTACAATATGTAGAGATGCTGCCGAAGGTCAAATCTGTTTTGGAAACTTCTGGTAGAATCGCGACCATCGGCATGGGTGACACAAGAATATGTCATCCTGGTCAGGTACTTGGATGCAATTGCAGTTCAGCTATTTCCGTGCAGGACGAGGTAGATGGGTTCCTGTTCATAGGCGAGGGGGATTTCCATCCGCTCGCGACAGCATTCGGTGTGAAAAAATCCCTATTTGTACTAAATCCTGTCACCGGAGAACTAAGGGACGTCGTCGATACCCGTGATCGGATATTAAGGAAGAGGTTCGCATCCATTGAAAATGCCAAGTCAGCGAAGGATTTTCTCGTTATTGTGTGTGGAAAAGTAGGTCAGAATCGCATGTCCACAGCTCAGATCATATGTTCAAAGTTAAGGAACAACGGCAGGAATGCACATATTGTGATCATGGATGAGATAACACCTAATTCGTTGCTTCCTTTCAAAGCAGATGCATATGTGTGTACAGGATGTCCTCGTATAGCAATGGACGATTCTGTACGGTACCAACATCCCATGCTTACCGTGACCGAGATTGATCATGTACTCGGATTGCGTGATTGGGACGATTATAGATTCGACTCAATATGA
- a CDS encoding 6-pyruvoyl tetrahydropterin synthase family protein translates to MMILEIDGGYSGIRFSSCHFIPRHEKCSRLHGHGYIVRLRLEGEVGEEGMIMDFVVLKKKLKEMIDEFDHHVLLPGRSKDAKITMNGDSVEVSCCGKKYVFPSEDVVILDVPTTTAEEMAILMTERMAREVKIPSNVKSISIGLDEERGQTAWSTKVL, encoded by the coding sequence TTGATGATACTAGAGATCGACGGCGGGTATTCAGGTATCAGATTCTCATCATGTCATTTTATCCCCAGGCATGAGAAATGTTCGAGATTACACGGACACGGTTACATCGTGCGTCTTCGTCTGGAAGGAGAAGTGGGGGAAGAAGGAATGATCATGGACTTCGTGGTCTTGAAGAAGAAACTTAAGGAGATGATCGACGAATTCGATCATCATGTCCTTCTTCCTGGAAGATCAAAAGATGCTAAGATCACTATGAACGGAGATTCAGTAGAAGTCTCATGTTGTGGGAAAAAGTATGTGTTCCCCTCTGAGGATGTGGTCATACTCGATGTCCCTACGACGACAGCAGAGGAGATGGCAATACTCATGACCGAAAGGATGGCAAGAGAGGTAAAGATACCTAGCAATGTGAAGAGTATATCTATCGGATTGGACGAGGAGCGTGGACAGACCGCATGGTCCACGAAGGTGTTATGA
- the queC gene encoding 7-cyano-7-deazaguanine synthase QueC — translation MVHEGVMMKAVVLLSGGLDSTTTLAQAIADGYEVTAISFRYGQRHTKELTSAKNVCDHYNVKHVVIDLNLSSFRSALTRKDIDVPMDRSGELSNEIPVTYVPARNIVFLSIAAGLCESIDADRIYIGANAVDYSGYPDCRPEFFEAYEKMLAAGTKTGVEGHPVKIITPILRSSKADIVRLGKKLNAPLDLTWSCYNGEDKACGHCDSCRLRLKGFEEAGYKDEIEYR, via the coding sequence ATGGTCCACGAAGGTGTTATGATGAAAGCGGTCGTCCTTCTCTCAGGCGGATTGGATTCTACGACCACACTCGCGCAGGCCATTGCAGATGGGTATGAGGTCACGGCCATCAGTTTCAGATACGGCCAGAGACATACAAAGGAGTTGACATCTGCCAAAAATGTGTGCGATCACTATAATGTCAAGCATGTGGTCATCGATCTCAATCTCAGTTCTTTCCGTTCAGCACTTACAAGAAAGGATATTGACGTACCGATGGATCGTTCAGGGGAGTTGTCCAACGAGATACCGGTGACATATGTACCGGCGCGTAACATAGTGTTCCTCAGTATAGCTGCCGGTCTTTGCGAATCGATAGATGCAGATAGGATATACATCGGTGCTAACGCGGTGGATTATTCTGGTTATCCAGACTGTCGTCCTGAGTTCTTTGAGGCATACGAGAAGATGTTGGCCGCGGGAACGAAGACAGGCGTGGAAGGACATCCTGTAAAGATAATAACGCCGATATTGAGAAGTTCGAAGGCCGATATCGTCAGGCTTGGAAAGAAATTAAATGCACCTCTTGACCTTACATGGTCCTGTTATAACGGTGAGGATAAGGCTTGTGGTCATTGTGATTCGTGCAGACTTAGACTCAAGGGATTCGAAGAAGCAGGTTATAAAGATGAGATTGAATACAGGTGA
- a CDS encoding radical SAM protein: protein MKVCEYFRSLQGEGMMIGVPTYFIRTAGCNLRCKWCDTTYAQEEPGMEADVDDIMEIIGDAKNVCITGGEPLLQKDMPELLNRLVDEGKYTVLETNGSVDLSNVPDSSDILISMDIKCPSSGMEKKMCLSNLRILTKKDQLKFVIADKKDFYYAVRFLEEHPVDTNVIFSPVGGMDLQPIADEVVMRKLDVRVLPQLHKIIWGDKRSV from the coding sequence ATGAAAGTCTGTGAGTATTTCAGATCTCTGCAGGGAGAAGGGATGATGATAGGCGTCCCTACATATTTTATCAGAACGGCAGGTTGCAATCTCCGTTGTAAGTGGTGTGATACCACTTATGCGCAGGAGGAGCCTGGTATGGAAGCGGATGTCGATGACATCATGGAGATCATCGGCGATGCGAAGAACGTTTGCATCACCGGAGGAGAGCCTCTTCTTCAGAAGGACATGCCTGAATTATTGAATAGGCTTGTTGATGAGGGTAAATACACGGTCCTTGAGACCAACGGGTCAGTGGACCTATCAAATGTTCCTGACAGTTCGGATATCCTGATAAGTATGGATATAAAATGCCCATCCTCCGGAATGGAGAAGAAGATGTGTCTGTCAAATCTCAGGATCCTCACAAAGAAGGACCAGTTGAAGTTCGTGATAGCAGATAAGAAGGATTTCTATTATGCTGTCAGATTCTTAGAGGAGCATCCAGTGGACACGAACGTTATTTTCAGTCCAGTTGGTGGGATGGACCTTCAGCCTATAGCGGATGAGGTCGTCATGAGAAAACTAGATGTCAGGGTTCTGCCCCAGCTCCATAAGATAATATGGGGCGATAAGAGATCAGTCTGA
- a CDS encoding NifB/NifX family molybdenum-iron cluster-binding protein, translating to MKIGVISEGETLDSFVAEDFGHAPFFLIVDSDTLDYQVVKNEYARSDGAGMLVAKAIVELKVDALITGGIGNHGLDILNKANIFVSYDEEGTVEDCVTDFIKRYERMKGFEKKGSD from the coding sequence ATGAAAATAGGTGTAATATCAGAGGGCGAAACGCTAGATTCATTTGTGGCCGAAGATTTCGGCCACGCACCCTTCTTCCTTATTGTCGACTCGGATACATTGGATTATCAGGTCGTTAAAAACGAATATGCCCGCTCGGACGGAGCGGGTATGCTGGTCGCCAAAGCCATAGTCGAACTTAAGGTGGATGCATTGATAACTGGTGGCATAGGAAACCATGGCCTGGATATACTGAACAAGGCAAACATATTCGTATCCTATGATGAAGAAGGTACGGTCGAAGACTGTGTTACTGACTTCATCAAAAGATATGAAAGGATGAAAGGGTTTGAAAAAAAGGGATCAGACTGA